The Streptomyces cathayae DNA segment GACTTGTCGGTCCTGGAGGTCCTGGCGGTCCTGCCGGCCTTGTTCGGCTTGGGCGGCGTCGCCGCCTCGGCCGCCTTCTCGGTGTGGGCTTCCGTGGGCATGGGCCCCGTTCCGTGACCGTCGGTGAGGGGTGGTGATCGGACAGCATGGCACGCGTCCCGTCGTGGCGTGAATCACCTGATCCACTGCTTCCGGCGTCCCTACCTGCCGGTAGATTCGGAGCCGCGGAACGATCAACTCTGAAACTTGTTCCAGGTTAACGTCCCGACGTAGAGTCGCGGGACCGTGCAGGGAGAAGGGGGCCCAGGGTGACCGCTGAGGCCAGTCAGGCCGGGCCCTCGCGGGGTCCCTCCGCCGCCGCCGACGGCATGCGACCGCTCCGCATCGCACTCCTCACCTACAAGGGGAACCCGTTCTGCGGCGGACAGGGCGTCTACGTACGCCACCTCTCCCGCGAACTCGTCCGCCTCGGGCACCAGGTCGAGGTCATCGGCGCCCAGCCCTACCCCGTCCTCGACGAGGGCCACGACGGACTGAGCCTCACCGAGCTGCCCAGCCTCGACCTCTACCGCCAGCCCGACCCCTTCCGCACCCCGGGCCGCGGCGAGTACCGCGACTGGATCGACGCGCTCGAGGTCGGCACGATGTGGACCGGCGGCTTCCCCGAACCGCTGACCTTCTCCCTGCGGGCCCGCCGCCATCTGCGGGACCGGCGCGGCGACTTCGACGTCGTGCACGACAACCAGACGCTCGGCTACGGCCTGCTCGGCGACCTCGGCGCACCCCTGGTGACCACGATCCACCACCCCATCACCGTCGACCGGCAGCTGGAGCTGGACGCCGCCGGGAGCAGACGGCGCCGCGCCTCGGTGCGCCGCTGGTACGCCTTCACCAGGATGCAGAAGCGGGTGGCCCGCCGGCTGCCCTCCGTGCTCACCGTCTCCGGCACCTCCCGCGACGAGATCGTCGACCACCTGGGCGTACGGCAGGACCGGATCCACGTCGTCCACATCGGCGCCGACACCGACCTGTTCTCGCCGGACGCCTCGGTGCCCGTCGTGCCGGGCCGGATCGTGACCACGTCCAGTGCGGACGTGCCGCTCAAGGGCCTGGTCTTCCTCGTCGAGGCACTGGCGAAGGTCCGCGTCGAGCAGCCCGAGGCCCACCTCGTCGTGGTCGGCAAGCGCCCCGCCAAGGGGCCCGTCGCCGACGCGGTGGAGCGCTACGGGCTCGAGGGCGCCGTCGAGTTCGTCAAGGGCATCTCGGACGCGGAACTGGTCGACCTCGTGCGCTCCGCCCAGGTCGCCTGCGTGCCGTCGCTGTACGAGGGCTTCTCGCTCCCGGCCGCCGAGGCCATGGCCACGGGCACGCCGCTGCTCGCCACGACCGGCGGCGCGATCCCGGAGGTGGCCGGCCGCGACGGTGAGACCT contains these protein-coding regions:
- a CDS encoding glycosyltransferase family 4 protein codes for the protein MTAEASQAGPSRGPSAAADGMRPLRIALLTYKGNPFCGGQGVYVRHLSRELVRLGHQVEVIGAQPYPVLDEGHDGLSLTELPSLDLYRQPDPFRTPGRGEYRDWIDALEVGTMWTGGFPEPLTFSLRARRHLRDRRGDFDVVHDNQTLGYGLLGDLGAPLVTTIHHPITVDRQLELDAAGSRRRRASVRRWYAFTRMQKRVARRLPSVLTVSGTSRDEIVDHLGVRQDRIHVVHIGADTDLFSPDASVPVVPGRIVTTSSADVPLKGLVFLVEALAKVRVEQPEAHLVVVGKRPAKGPVADAVERYGLEGAVEFVKGISDAELVDLVRSAQVACVPSLYEGFSLPAAEAMATGTPLLATTGGAIPEVAGRDGETCLAVPPGDAGALAAGLNRLLGDPELRARLGAAGRERVLRHFTWARAAEGTVARYREAMAGAGTAEAAATAGAGPVVAGPVAAPALVVEEPVTSHRESRATC